ACAtcatattcaaaaataaactctaattGCATCATAGACCACAATATAAAgcccaaaactataaaacttccagaagaaaatagaggagaaaatctttgtggccTTGGGtcaggcaaagatttcttatatATGATACTGAAATCataatcttaaaaggaaaaattgttatgataaatttcataaaaattaaaaacttctgctctttgaaatacactgttaagagaatgaaaagacaagtcacatacggggagaaaatatttgcaaatctcagatttgataaaggacttgtatccagaataaaTAAGGAACTCTTCTCAAAATACCGTAatagggggagcctgggtggctcagtgggttaaagcttctgcctttggctcaggtcatgatctcagggtcctaggatcgagccccgcatcaggctctctgctcagtggggggcctgctccccacctcccgcctgcctctctgactacctgtgatctatcaaataaataaataaagtatttttttaaaaatacagtaacaggAACACAAACAACCCAGTTTTCAAAAGTGGGGGCAcaagatttgaatagacacttcaccgaagaagatagacaaatggcaaataaacacaaaagatgctcaacaacctTAGgtatcaaagaaatgcaaaataaaaccacaatgagatgttacTACACTACTTGTATACTACTTAGTATACTATATAAACTGTACTATATTATACTACAAAGTATACTACTTAGAAAGTCCAAAATTTACATTCATAAGCATATCTGTGGAGTGAGCTTCAAGAAGTAAGCCCCCTTGGGTAGGGACATCCAGAAATCTGCAAGGAAAGATCTGGGAATTTCAGATGTGCACATGGACTCCAGGTACAACAGAGCTGCCTGAGCCAAAGGAATAAGGAATGGGCCACACCAAATCAATATACGGTCACCCAGAAAGCATAAGGAAGATGGAGATTCACCAAACAAGCTCTATACATTGTTACCTATGCACTGTCACCACTTCCAAAATCCTATCAATAAACAATATGAGTTAGAACTAATGTCAACTAAATtataaaccacacacacacacacacacatacacacacacattactgcCCAAATGAAGTATTGCTGAGGATGTAACTAGAACTCACACAGTGCTGGTCAGAACATAAATtaaaacttcagaaaacagtttgacagttacTTAACAAATACACACCGAGTCTATGACCCACctattctactcctaggtatctaTCCAAGAAAAACGAAAGCATGTATAGGAAACAAAGATTTGTACACAAATTTTCATGGCagctttggtttttaaaatattaaaacctgaggggcgcctgggtggctcagtggattaagctgctgccttcagctcaggtcatgatctcagggtcctgggatagagcccctcatcgggctctctgctcagcggggagcctgcttccccacctctctctgcctgcctctctgcctacttgtgatctctctctctctctgtcaaatgaataagtaaaatcttaaaaaaaaaattaaaacctgaaaACAACTCGAATATCCATCCACAGGTAAATGGAGAAACAAACTGTGACATATTCATTATTCGTATgatggaacactactcagcagtaaaaaggatGAATTACCGATTTTTACTACATTATGGATGCATCTCAAAATAATTACCCTGAATCAGAGAAGCTGGCATAATTATTTTGTGTAATCCCACTTGTGTAGAATTCTAGGAAATGCAGACTAATCTAATGTGACAGAAAGCAGCTCAGTGGTGGTGAGGAGATGGAGGTGAGGGTGGACTGGGCAGAGGGGaatgggaagggggagagaaggacAGGAGGTAGGAATTACAAAGGGGGCCACAAGGAaacctgggggcagggggcataATGGATATGTTTATTATCTTGATTACAGTGATGGTTTAATGGGTGTAAATATATGTTGTAACATGATGCATATCAAATATGTAGTTTAAGtccattatacctcaataaaattggtttaagaaacataaaaagactgcttaaggcaaaaataataataatacactgtGAGATTTATAATGTATGGAATTAGAAGGGGCAACAGTAACATgaaggatgggaaggaggagagggaagtcAAGGGCTGTAGGATTCTGACACTATTACACTTCACGTGAAGCATGGTAACATCTCAATGTAATTTGAACGCCAGTtcctacaaataaaaaaaatgtggaaataggCCACATTTGCCAAAGCCTTGTGGATTGTTTTTGGCTTATAAACATAATAATCCAGGAAGATATTTTTGTACAgtagaggagaaaacagattttCTAATTGACCTACAACATGCTTGCCATGAGATAAATGTGTTGGATTTTCTGCTTGAGGATGGAAGGTAAAGCTGTCTCTCGCCATCACTGCTGCCACAGAAACACGGAAGCCTTAATGACACAGTGTCAGGGTTGGTCCACAAAGACACTGAAGAGCTGGGGAGACAGACCCACAGGTGTACTGGAGCCATTGCTTGCCAGTTGTGACACTTTGCACCAGTGCAGGCCCTTGAACCCGAGCTAGAGAGCCCAACAAGACCTCTCTAAGAGGGTTGTTGAGAGCATGGAATGAAATAATGCTTCTGAAGGACTTACAACAGTCCTCGGCTCGGGGTAAACACTAATAAATGGCTCTTCTTGTTAGCAACATGgtacttaaagaaaaaacaaacactaaaaatatttcaaagtgttTCTTTCTCAGGAGGCATACCATATTCTAATTTCAAAGAACACTAAAACCACCCTTGCATGAAATTAGTTCTGTCAACTCAATGGTAAGTGTCAAGCCATGTATCCATGTTTGTTTACGGATAAAAAATAGTCTAAAATTCTCCTGTGTCTAAGCCCTTAGAAGGCACAGGTGTTAGGTATAAAAGAAAGTCAGTTCTCTGATGCTGATGAGAGTACCGGAAGATGAGGGAATCCCAGGCTCTGGGGAGTGAacatccttttccttctttcccccaaatcagctatttttaaattttttttttaagattttatttatttatttggttcacagagagagagagagagagatcacaagtaggcagagcagcaggctccctgctgagcagagagcccgatgtggggctcaatcccaggaccctgagatcatgacctgagctgaagacagaggctcaacccactgagccatccaggtgcccccaaatcagctcttttaaaagacagacttgtatttcaaaagaaaattctgtgCATAATTCAAATTCCTTTCAACATACTATGAACCTATATACTTGGGCTTTAATGCTTTAATCTGGAACACTACAATTATGAAACAAACTCCATACCCCTGAAAGGGACATTTCATTAATCCCACAGAGAAACCATATTAAGTGCTTCATTATGGAACCAAGATAAACATTTCGAAGGATGTGAATCTAATGGCTGTCCACCTGAGACTCACCTTGGTCTCTCTGGAGAAGGGTTGGGGCTGCGGGGAGGAGGTGTGCGTGGCACAGCTGGCTTTGGTGCGATGCTGGCTGCAGgtagaaagccatggatgatgTGTTTCTGCACAAATGAAACCCAGCAGTGTCACTGGTGTATGGGATTACCTGGGTCCTGTTGACACCCCACCTGGGGCCTGAAAGGGGACACCTGCACTGGCCACCCAGGGATCTAACCCCACCAGGAACCCAGTCCTCCCCCTCCATCCCCAATTCCCATATGGCCAGGCAAGGATGCTCACCCAGGGAACACACTGCAGCTGGCCATTGTGGGGAACCTCTCGTCCTTGCTCCTCAGAGGGACCTGACCATCCCCCAGAGTCACCCTCTAGGACCTCCAGCCTCACAGTGTGACCTCCAATAACCCTACTCTCTCACTTGCTGCCCCACCTGCAGAACGGAAGTTTCTGGAGAGCAGGCAATGTTCTTGTCTTTATCAACACTGGAACTCAAGCACTTCCCCCCATTAGTCTACACCATGTGGAAGCTTAATAAAGATTTTAGACAGTTTACCTCAAAGACGCAGAATAGCAAAAACTAGCTTCTCCACACAACGAAAATCAGAGAATCTGGTTTTAGGCACCTGGCAGTCATTCAGAAGTTTCTGAGTATAGCCCAACCTTCACTCTCTAAGTACTAGACATTATTCACACCTACTAAAAGCAAAACACCTAGACTGCAATGAAGAAAATTTGACTTCATCGACAAGGTAATaagagtagggagggaaaaacacCCAAGTACTTATCATGTAACACGAATTATAGGAAGTGCCAAGGGAAAGGTAAAGACAAATTTGGTGCTGGAACGGcacagggaaggaagagctcctCCGGGTCTGACGGCCAGCAAGGGGACCACTAATGTCCCGCTGAAGAAAAATCACAGAGGCATTTAGACTGGGTCATCAAAGATGGCCACGGCTCTCACATGTGGGAAATGAGACGGAAAAGCATTCTaggaagaaggaacagcatgAACAACGAAAGAAGCAAGACACTGGCGGCAATGTTCTAGAAATAACAAGTATCCCTCTGAGGGGAGCCTAGAAGAATGCGCTGGAGGTAAGAGTGGTGATTGTTCCCATTTAAGAGTTTTTATACGTGACTAAGGAGAACCTGTGTCTCAGTGAGGTACACCCACCGAAACCGGCCCCTGGAAAGGCTCCTCAGGCAGTGAAAGGCATGAAATTGGGAGTAGGCGCCTACAGTGACACAGTGGCCATGATAAGGTTTGGAGagcagcattccaggcagaaggaacagcaaaggcctgaatgaagagaagaaatggctggagagagggcgggggggagagagggggagagggagagagagagagagagagagtgtgtaagtTGGAGGCACTGGGTTTTAAGGAGCGCAGCAGCACAGACAGATGTCCGTTTTATTAGAATCCCCCCGGCTTCCACGTGGAAGACGGGCCGAGGGCAATACTGGAAGCAGAGAAACAGCGAGGAGCTGCAGCAGCAGCCAGAGAGATGCCAGGAAGATGCTGGAAGCCAGGGTGGAGGCGGGAACAACTGCAGGTTATAGTTGGCGGGAAGAATCTATGGAACTTGGCTGATGGGGGTTACGCGGTGGGTAGCGGAGGGAGGACTCCAGAACGACTTCCCACTGAGGCATATTCAGCGGTGGAGTAGGATTGTGCCGGCAGGACTGCTCCCCGACACCCGAGGAAATGCTGCAGGGGAGACAGGGCGCCTCCGTCTGACCGAGCCCCACCCTGGGATAGAGGATGCTTTAGAACGCACAAAATCAGGGCCTCTCGAGTGGGAAACAACGTCATTTTGCGCTGCCACCTGGCCTCAACCGCAGGCCAAATCCCAACCCATTCCCGTTTAACTCCTGGCCCCCGGGATCTACTTACAAACTGGCTCTTGCGGCCCCTGCGAAACCCTTGGAGCATCCTTGGTGAGGGGAGTGGCTGGACCAGGGCTGGACGGACGTGCAGATATCCTAACAAGCGAGGACCGCTCCGTGGAACCTGAGCTCCTCCCGCTGGCTAAGTCCGAGACGCTTTTTCTACGCAATGCACTTCGCAACAACCTCCTCTTTCAttggttctcctttctcttcgGCCAGTCAGAGCCAAGGTTACTCCGCCCTGTAACTCTTGGCAACCAGCTGCCCGCATTCAAATTCTCCGGGGCGGAAACAGTGCGTGGTCCGTTCTCTTATTGGCCAGCTCAGGGGTCGATCTGTAACACCATAGCCTATCCGGCGCCGTGGGAGGTGGAGGGCGGGCAGGATGAAAAATTGGCGAGCGCTCGGGAGGGAAACCGGAAGTGGCGCGCTTCGGGTGAAAGCTGAGGGTCTCCTGGCTGAGGGCGGCAGCAGCGGTTGTGCAGACCGAGCGGGGGGGTACCAGGAGCCAGCAGGTGACGAAAGTGAGGCACGCGGCTACCAGGATGGGAATCTCCTGGGTCTTCGACTTTGGCAAATAATTTGGTCCTTTAAAgaccttgggggcgcctgggtggctcagtgggttgaagtctctgccttcggctggggtcgtgatctcagggtcctgggatcgagccccgcatcgggctctctgctcagcagggagcctgcttccctctctctctgccagcctctctgcctgcctctcttgtgatctctgtctgccaaatgaataaatgaaatcttttttaaaaaataaataaataaagaccttGGAAGCGGGCTCCTGCCGGAGGGGCCCCCGGCTGCGAGGGGGCCGTGGGGCCGTGTGCGGGAGAGCTTGCTCAAATGCCgtcttctcttttccttattaGGTCTAGGCCGCCGATGGCCAGAAACCCTCCCGAGGGCACAGGCCCCATGCACGTGCCTTTTGGGCATGTTGTGGCCAACGAGAAGTGGCGCGGGTCGCAGCTCGCGCAGGGGATGCAAGGTCGGTGGGCTGCCTGTGCATAAGCCCTCTCCTAAGCTTTTTCAAAACGTGTTACCTACTGTCCTCACGGCACTCCTTTTTCTTGTCTGTGTTCTAAGGGAAAATTAAAATCGTGTTTGAGGATGGCCTGGCACCGGTAGATTTTTACCTGTCAAGCAGATCTTGCATTCTTTATGTCACCGAAGCTGATTTGGTGGCAGGAAATGGCTACAGGAAGAGGCTTGTTCGGGTTAGAAATGTAAGTACTGATTCGAAGACACCGAAGCGTAAAATTGACTTCCATCCGCCCCCTTCTCCATCCTTTGGAATAATTTATACACAATCATTGGCCCTCCGAAGCACTCTTGGAGGTAGTTTTGTTGCAAAATGGCTTACTGTTtcgttttttttccttccttttaaagtctAGTAATCTTCAAGGGATTGTAATAGTCGAGAAAACACAGATGAGTGAACAATACTTCCCGGCCATACAGAAGTTTACAGTGCTGGACCTTGGGATGGTGTTGCTTCCAGTGGCCAGCCCAATGGAAGCGTCCAGCCTTATCACCCAGTTGGTAAGTACTGATTCCTACTCCTCGGCAGGAGCCCTGCCTTACGGACTCTCACCTGAGCTTTCTGGATCTATCACTCCAGCTGCTGCTCTTGCTGTCGGTGCAATCCATCAGTCCTGTCTACAGTAGTCCTCACTTACCTGTGGTCAGCTGCGGTCCAAAGCAGATGATCCTTTATTTAGTTATGTACTTATTCATGtatgagagagtgcacaagcaggcagaggggcagagggagagagagaaacagactcaaggctgagcagggagaccaatttggcgctctatcccaggaccctgagatcatgacctgagccgaaggcagacaacgagctgagccacccaggtgccccacagattatccttttttagaaaacaaaaaacctgattcTCCAAGCAGTCTTCACTTATTTTTCATCTTGATTGTGCTTGAGAATTTCCTGAGGAACTTTTAAGAACAACGATACATGAGCCTTACCTCAGGCCTATTAAAAATCAGAATGTCAGGGTAGGGCCATAAGCATCAATTTGTGTTGTACTGTGgattttaaatttcccttttgatGTGTAGCTAGGATTGAGAAGCACCCCATGTCGTTCATAGGTtactctctcccttctccacctTATGCCTTGCTTGTCTGGTCCTAACCTCTCCAATGTAATGCTATCGATTACCTTCCTGTATGCACCACTAACTGAAAACTGGGTTTCTCCTTTTACAGGCAAGCTATCTCCAGGTCCTGCACCAAGCAGGTCCagtttagttttaatttaatcccatactgggtgcctgggtggctcagtcagttaagcatctgccttccgaccaggtcatgatcccagggtcctgggatcaagtcctgcatcgggctccctactcagcggggagtctgcccctccctgctacTTGTGCACACGTGCTTggtcactctctctcactctcaaaaaaaaaaaaatctttaaaaaaaatttaatcccaTACAACTGAATCATTTTCTAGTGGGCCACAGGAACATGTTTGAATTCCTCAGAGTATGTTTGCATTGCTTTATCCTAAGCATTCTGAAAATACAAGTTTTAATCAGATTTTCTCATAGTCCTTTGTGTACTAATATGGTTCCTCTTTCAATAATTTtgctgcttccccacctctctctgtctctttggctACTTGTGAtatcctctctctcattctatcaaataaataaataaatgaataaagaatttaaaaaaattatattcatggTATATGAAAACATTTGTAGTGGGTAAGTCAAGCTGGaccaaatggaaaaggaaaactaaatttCTGTAAATTTTTAAGAGAACTGCCAGTCCTCTAGAGGGCGCTCACGTGCTTTCCCCTTACTATTGGTTTAGGTTCAAGAGCAAACCAAAGAGCCCAGTAAGAACCCTTTCCTCAGTAAGAAACGGGGTCAGATCCCTGAGCTATCCCTCCTTCGAACTGTGCAACAGATCCCAGGAGTTGGAAAAGTTAAAGCCCCCCTTCTGCTTCAGAAGTTCCCAAGTATCCAACAACTAAGTAATGCTTCTGTCCGAGAACTGGAGCCAGTCGTGGGACAAGCAGCAGCACAGCACATTCAAGCCTTCTTCACACAGCCCAGCTGACGACTTTTCTCACAGCTTGGACCGCAAGCTACTGGATCGTGTtcagttttcatatttaaaattggaGAACAAAGACCTTCCTTTCACAGCATGTAATGAGTGACTGGGGTGAGGCATGCACGGAAGCTGCCAATTACCCTGTCTTGCTCTCTGGGTATGGGCATTTTCGTTGGTGGGCTCCAGATAGCACGGCCCTTGTGCTGCTAGTGGAAGAGGAGGCGTGGAGGGCACACCTGGTCGGCTCTactgagcatgtgactcttgatcttggggttgtgatcCCCACTTTGGGGGTaccaattacttaaaaaaaaacccaatcttaaacacacacacacacacacacacacacacacaaacagggaCCCCAGGGTGATGcaattggttgagtgtccaattcttggtttcgaCTCCGCTCATGATCTCAAGCTTGAGCCCCTCACTgagctccatgttcagcatggagtccgcttgggattctccctctccctttctctcaaaatagataaataaatctaaaaacaaaaacaaagtctttaaaagagagagagaatgagcccaTGGGGATCTTCCTGAGAGAGTTTACTAATGGActctcaaatttagcaaaaagcTGGCCTGGGCAGATTGACTAGTGTCTATCATGGAAAGGTCTAATCAGATCAGGAGGTAGATGTGACCTTCTAAAGGAAACAGACCTACAATGAAGCGCTGTGCTGTGTACCATAAACTCCTTGTTCCTGGTGGCAGAGCCAGTGTTCTTCCAACGTGGTCTTAATATCGCTTACTGTTTTAAGGGTGTTGCCAGTGTAAATAAACAATTGTactgccttctcttccttcctccctccctccctcccttcctggtaGCTGCACAGTTTGTTCTTAGTCACTGAGCATGCCTTCTGAACACAGCCTGCAGTTTGGAGTTCCCTTTTAAAGGTAAAAAGCCAGTGTATACGCAGGAGGAAAAGAATGTGTTTGACAGCGTATACCCCAACAGGAGGCAAATCTGTAGGAAAATGGCAGGGCAGACGCATCCACAGAGGAGAGCCCGGGGTGGGGATGAAAGGGTACAATCGGCTGCTAAAAAAAGACATGCACTTAGCCACTCTGAGCagcagaatggaggttcctcaacaagttgaaaatagagctacccagcaatcgggcatttaccccaaagatacaatgtagtgatccgaaggggcacctgtaccccaatgtttatagcagcaacgtccacaatcgccaaactatggaaagaccccagatgtctatcgacagatgaatggataaagaaaaggaggtatatatacataatggaatactactcagc
The genomic region above belongs to Neovison vison isolate M4711 chromosome 7, ASM_NN_V1, whole genome shotgun sequence and contains:
- the FAAP24 gene encoding Fanconi anemia core complex-associated protein 24 → MARNPPEGTGPMHVPFGHVVANEKWRGSQLAQGMQGKIKIVFEDGLAPVDFYLSSRSCILYVTEADLVAGNGYRKRLVRVRNSSNLQGIVIVEKTQMSEQYFPAIQKFTVLDLGMVLLPVASPMEASSLITQLVQEQTKEPSKNPFLSKKRGQIPELSLLRTVQQIPGVGKVKAPLLLQKFPSIQQLSNASVRELEPVVGQAAAQHIQAFFTQPS